The sequence ATTGTAAACCTGCTCCACACTATCCTTCACTAAAGGGCTCAACACTATATAAAAACTTAGTAATTAAGACCCCACTTCCATAGCTCTTGGTGTAAATTGGTGCATGTTTTTGTTGGTGTCAGATGGTGTCAGATGGTGTCAGATGGTTTTATTGTTTTAGTGTCAATTAGTATAGAGACATTTAGTGGAGTTAGTGGCTAGATTTTTATTCTTTAAATGCGAATGCGATGTTTTAAAACAAAAAACCCGACTTTCGTCGGGTTTACATTAGTTTATCCATGAAAATTGTTGCGATGTAGAAGTATATCATAAGGCCTGTTACGTCTTTTATTGTTGTTACAAATGGTCCTGCTGTAACTGCTGGATCTATTCCTCTTTTGGTGAAGAAGATTGGTATTATTGTTCCAATGGTTGTGGCTAGAATTACTGTACACACCATTGATATACCCACAACAAAACCTAGTAGTGGTGACCCTTGCCACAGGGTTGCTGCTATGGAAACAGTTATACCACATATAATACCCATAAGAATTCCAACTTTAATTTCTTTGAAGAAGTATTTGAACATGACACTTTCTGGTATCTCTCCTGTGGCAACACCACGGACAAATACTGTTGAACTTTGTGCACCTACATTTCCACCCATATCCATTATAACTGGCATGAAAAAGGCTAGGGCAACAACTGCATCGATGGTTTCCTCGAAGAATGAAATAATACTTCCTGAAAAAAGGCCACCAAGTAGACATATTATCAGCCAAGGTAATCTTGTTTTTGCTATGGATACTACAGTTGCATCAATCAAAGAAGAACCTTCTACTTCAGATGCACCAACTAAGTGTAGGATGTCCTCTGTTGTTTCTTCTTCTATTACGTCCATGACATCGTCAACTGTGATTATACCTAATAGCTTATTTCCTTCATCTACAACTGGTACCGCTAGAAAGTTATATTTTTGGACTAAGTGAGCAACCTCTTCTTGATCAGTATTGGCCTGAACACTTAGTACTGTTGTTCTCATTATTTCACTTAACACTTCTTCATCTTGTGAGACAATAAGTTCCCTTAAAGAAACAACGCCAGCTAGTTTGTCATTTTCATCAACTGTGTAAAGGTAGTAAACAGTTTCAGCTGATGGAGCTACTTCCCGTAGCTTTGTTATTGCTTCTTTTACAGTTATAGTTTCTTTAAATGATATAAACTCGGTGGTCATG comes from Alkalicella caledoniensis and encodes:
- the mgtE gene encoding magnesium transporter gives rise to the protein MVMEKSAWEKIIRYLRIRDKERTDILDDLLPQDLAEQIYRLSKEETIEVFSLLNNEEAALILGEMELEESAKAVALLSPKIAADMLSEMPYDDMTDLLGELDDDIAEGIISYMQKDDQEEVKGLLEYPKDSAGGIMTTEFISFKETITVKEAITKLREVAPSAETVYYLYTVDENDKLAGVVSLRELIVSQDEEVLSEIMRTTVLSVQANTDQEEVAHLVQKYNFLAVPVVDEGNKLLGIITVDDVMDVIEEETTEDILHLVGASEVEGSSLIDATVVSIAKTRLPWLIICLLGGLFSGSIISFFEETIDAVVALAFFMPVIMDMGGNVGAQSSTVFVRGVATGEIPESVMFKYFFKEIKVGILMGIICGITVSIAATLWQGSPLLGFVVGISMVCTVILATTIGTIIPIFFTKRGIDPAVTAGPFVTTIKDVTGLMIYFYIATIFMDKLM